In one window of Drosophila mauritiana strain mau12 chromosome X, ASM438214v1, whole genome shotgun sequence DNA:
- the LOC117148580 gene encoding mitochondrial ornithine transporter 1, with protein sequence MSECERDTASAAAPSSNHNEDGDNEEAGSEATEFVPLPAPLEPEPIKQRHPKSEPTDEAPPEPPPNDEEMTPPPPRIGSSQAGSSVLIMTPDEIIEAYERALQEGQEEDGETDGEKKKSGWLNRPISVKSTLRAVRDGLLFVVGGFLRFVRRLDMHGGGTGNNINFVEGLIDFLAGSLGGAAQVYVSQPLDTVKVKLQTFPEAYRGMLDCFLSTYRKDGVLRGLYAGSVPAVFANVAENSVLFAAYGGCQKFVAFCVGKETAGDLTTVQNACAGSLAACFSTLTLCPTELIKCKLQALREMKHFVEPAHPQDIRTPWTLTRYIWRTEGIKGFYRGLSSTFLREMPGYFFFFGSYEGTREILRRDDQSKDDIGPLRTMIAGAIGGVCLWTSTFPADVIKSRIQVKNLNESMFAVGADIVRREGVLALYRGLLPSVLRTIPATATLFVVYEYTKRALSATL encoded by the exons ATGAGCGAGTGCGAGCGGGACACCGCCAGCGCCGCAGCGCCAAGCAGCAACCATAATGAAGATGGAGATAACGAAGAGGCCGGCAGCGAAGCGACAGAATTCGTACCGCTGCCGGCCCCCCTCGAACCGGAACCGATCAAACAGCGCCACCCGAAGAGCGAGCCGACCGACGAGGCGCCACCCGAACCGCCACCCAACGATGAAGAGATGACCCCGCCGCCCCCCCGAATTGGGAGCAGTCAGGCGGGTAGCAGCGTGCTGATAATGACGCCCGACGAAATCATCGAGGCCTACGAACGCGCCCTGCAG GAGGGACAAGAGGAAGATGGAGAAACCGATGgagagaaaaagaaaagcggcTGGCTGAACAGGCCGATCAGTGTGAAATCGACGCTGAGAGCGGTACGCGACGGCCTGTTGTTCGTGGTCGGCGGTTTCCTGCGATTCGTACGACGTCTAGACATGCACGGTGGCGGTACGGGCAACAACATCAACTTCGTCGAGGGTCTGATCGACTTTCTGGCGGGATCCCTGGGCGGAGCAGCCCAGGTGTATGTGTCCCAGCCCCTCGACACGGTCAAGGTCAAGCTGCAGACCTTTCCGGAGGCATATCGCGGCATGTTGGATTGCTTTTTGAGCACATACCGCAAGGATGGCGTCCTGCGCGGCTTGTACGCCGGTTCCGTTCCGGCCGTATTCGCCAATGTGGCCGAGAACTCGGTGCTGTTCGCCGCCTACGGTGGATGCCAGAAATTCGTTGCCTTCTGCGTGGGCAAGGAGACGGCTGGCGATTTAACCACCGTGCAGAACGCCTGCGCCGGTTCCCTGGCCGCTTGCTTCTCCACACTGACCCTCTGCCCCACGGAGCTGATCAAGTGCAAGCTGCAGGCGCTGCGCGAGATGAAGCACTTCGTTGAACCGGCTCATCCGCAGGACATACGAACACCCTGGACACTGACGCGCTACATTTGGCGGACCGAGG GCATCAAGGGCTTCTATCGAGGATTGAGCTCGACTTTCCTGCGCGAGATGCCCGGATACTTCTTTTTCTTCGGCAGCTACGAGGGAACTCGTGAAATACTCCGCAG GGATGATCAATCCAAAGATGATATTGGACCGCTACGTACGATGATCGCAGGCGCCATTGGAGGCGTCTGCCTCTGGACGTCGACGTTTCCTGCAGACGTAATTAAGAGCCGCATACAGGTGAAGAACCTCAACGAGAGCATGTTCGCCGTGGGAGCGGACATAGTCCGTCGCGAAGGTGTCCTGGCCCTCTACCGCGGCCTGCTGCCATCTGTCCTGCGCACCATTCCAGCCACGGCCACCCTGTTCGTGGTCTATGAGTACACCAAGCGAGCGTTGAGCGCCACCCTCTGA
- the LOC117148579 gene encoding FAST kinase domain-containing protein 5, mitochondrial, with amino-acid sequence MWARTNCLWRSVGRLGRLGRQVCTTSVSQARIFADRENQFAHGILMDSLKPYAILRPRDSAWQELPASEGFMRPQPDASAAELYADFLGLVRHCNRMKLQISDSLYEAFTRCFCEQLHRLTDEQLLGSLSALAELPVPESPKAKNYMEIWNTLDIECCRRIERWSSEQLLLVSDAWYRLGLVRIGEYVWLALKKLGRKLRKLPPEQLVHSMFLCNLLRRPVFEMFDFELNLARCVDQMTLPELGVMAMGFFKTQTPIRNPELLTQLYQRLDSELDTVEDIVLVALLKVLRYSSKLPQVEPLKQMLSALESQVDRVSLLTCLHMALLGCELQTCNDALVERILLRFERELETARLKDMERICLVMALFNITTKSGVERRLAERLPDLLRQRMEEILRHPRCFSNCLQFLTMRGVYDLELLGVALEPRFLKHAYPSGLPGREYFHLDGFARLLGQEYQGALVTEKQRLQMGRMYTQYIPDRDGRFKLNSTDRILVEIRDAIAMIHRPVTFKHILPQYDRCDVVFCYDRRQRKAVSISGEACQDYSGEILTRRHLLGERRAADDQLVTVIIVVAGWNNVIRDKERFTGQMDMKLRQLRQLGHQPLVIYWHEWRELENSADRQDFLRRRLSQMAKI; translated from the exons ATGTGGGCAAGAACAAACTGCCTCTGGCGCAGTGTGGGCCGCCTGGGTCGTCTGGGCCGCCAAGTATGCACGACGAGCGTTTCACAAGCGCGAATTTTCGCGGACCGAGAGAATCAGTTCGCCCATGGAATCCTTATGGATTCTCTCAAACCGTATGCAATACTGCGTCCTCGGGACTCCGCCTGGCAGGAGTTGCCCGCCTCTGAAGGCTTCATGCGACCACAGCCAGACGCCAGTGCTGCCGAGCTCTATGCGGACTTTTTGGGCCTGGTGAGGCACTGTAACCGCATGAAACTACAGATCAGCGATAGCCTATACGAAGCATTCACCCGTTGCTTCTGTGAGCAACTGCATCGCCTTACGGATGAACAGCTTCTTGGTTCGCTTAGTGCCTTGGCCGAGCTGCCCGTACCGGAATCGCCCAAAGCCAAGAACTACATGGAGATATGGAATACCCTGGACATCGAGTGCTGTCGCCGCATCGAGCGTTGGTCCAGTGAACAATTGCTACTCGTGAGCGATGCCTGGTATCGTCTTGGTCTGGTCAGGATCGGCGAGTACGTGTGGCTGGCGCTGAAGAAGCTGGGCCGCAAGCTGAGAAAGCTGCCGCCTGAGCAGCTCGTTCACTCCATGTTCCTGTGCAATCTGCTGCGCCGACCCGTCTTCGAGATGTTCGATTTCGAGTTGAATCTGGCCCGCTGCGTGGATCAAATGACGCTGCCCGAACTGGGCGTAATGGCAATGGGCTTCTTTAAGACACAGACGCCTATCAGAAATCCGGAGCTGCTGACGCAACTCTATCAGCGATTAGACAGCGAGCTGGACACCGTGGAAGACATTGTCCTGGTAGCGCTGCTCAAGGTGCTGCGGTACAGCAGCAAGCTGCCACAAGTGGAGCCGCTAAAGCAGATGCTAAGCGCTCTGGAGTCGCAAGTGGATCGCGTTTCCCTGCTCACGTGCCTCCACATGGCTCTTCTGGGCTGCGAACTGCAAACGTGCAATGATGCACTGGTGGAGCGCATACTGCTGAGATTCGAGCGTGAGTTAGAGACTGCCCGCCTAAAGGATATGGAGCGCATTTGTCTGGTAATGGCCCTTTTCAATATTACTACTAAGTCGGGTGTGGAACGCCGGTTGGCAGAAAGACTGCCCGATTTACTGCGCCAGCGAATGGAGGAGATACTGCGCCATCCTCGCTGTTTCTCCAACTGCCTTCAGTTTCTCACAATGCGTGGTGTTTACGATCTTGAGCTTTTGGGCGTGGCGCTGGAGCCGCGTTTCCTGAAGCACGCGTACCCAAGCGGATTGCCCGGGCGTGAGTACTTCCATTTGGACGGGTTCGCACGCCTCCTGGGGCAGGAATACCAGGGAGCACTGGTTACCGAGAAGCAACGCCTGCAGATGGGCCGCATGTACACGCAGTACATCCCCGATCGGGACGGGCGCTTCAAGCTGAACAGTACCGATCGCATTCTAGTGGAAATACGGGATGCGATCGCCATGATCCACCGTCCCGTGACCTTCAAGCACATCCTGCCGCAATACGATCGATGCGATGTAGTGTTCTGCTACGACCGCCGGCAACGGAAGGCGGTGTCCATAAGCGGTGAGGCCTGTCAGGATTACAGCGGTGAGATTCTCACCCGGAGGCACTTACTGGGTGAGAGGAGGGCTGCGGATGACCAGCTGGTCACCGTGATTATCGTTGTTGCCGGCTGGAACAACGTAATCCGCGATAAGGAGCGGTTCACCGGCCAAATGGATATGAAGCTAAGGCAACTGCGGCAATTGGGACATCAGCCACTGGTG ATCTATTGGCACGAGTGGCGGGAACTGGAGAACTCAGCTGACCGCCAGGACTTTCTGAGACGCCGCCTTagccaaatggcaaaaatttAG
- the LOC117148578 gene encoding uncharacterized protein LOC117148578 — MEEEPVANENGFQIIVSDTIGQKTNGVDDDKAPNPFSRSTYPESRDGGILQSYMAERRLIALVSYQPLLYDARHPKFHNVAQREKKWKKIAHHLATNMDNCMTAWSELRYKYQRHVRRLRAFHRSAIQSDRGALRPWRPCMQYEEEMRFLYPHVSRYPLIVDKVQPTEIIETEQVVESETLPDVELVEDPPVDIIDVDLEEDPTYNYRCSKLQRRLIEAVNAYPLLYDTTYTGYQNTRHRGLIWSAISNEVHDKATKLMKYWLKLQTRYEWELIHRPRHMGTSELCRLMDFMEPHIQRMRGTVCKASKYLQNGWHEPIEHFHSVVALINTMRNMPELVQLTEDSLYKKVKPPRYDEFWQKVGMEVMSGHERCEVTWLVLRAFYHELQAMRLSGYQLQDKWFFEGSISQALTHVASHSTARPALKRTANGAITLAGEPPAKTQALARMPLAIVYPPTTKGSSTSISNSASTATSIGPTFPNVRRSSGPAINNTSAAATNSVSSSVSTDQVHPTFVIPKITSAISVSSAYKIPLKLSPNVRISSKAAGAMGTGVSPIVTTNQMAGLNAKPPEVRPQIPQIPGLQVKLHTKTQMPSIPQMAPVVPRTVIRTTNPTNPAQTQDRVYGGPVSTLGELLSGTLRPQNPSSIRSPAPQHTLPNVVPITAPSNITAKSNLPTPTAAPMVQIHQPGLKCAWDGKSNSVPFSKSMGSLPSTSSPAAAPIAPTGEPARAKTIPTKSKLPATTLGNPKKYQPIVPAAVPTATRMAKPAAEPATELPVPTPPIATGQTTRVIRKTPLFPKSATQAASDKYATIRGTLASQAKSVGAALETLDMDNISAPVATPAKLPTVAKATTASQSAKEATAAGSASLGSQPEKLPLGDITVCLHENPTTGNVLQIWCCNQDTRYNLNMVRTATLIREVMAVPQLHNDNPQLAAKCVEFWQAIAKKFHMPEEAVRACWKFLASNMSVFPMIAPMSELMRPFKASVKVWEKSNRLFGKFDEIALKYQWLKHKDVLPAVIRFFAKHEHLYCDLRKPRPGEDAQAPPQLTNLEKQEVWREARLKFPNLNHRDIWSMFKFAFRTYLDDLERGIENPWPHNWWQALEQLRFLVNVRYHPLEPYYYIVHNKMSEEVKRCSMYEALTSSDPTDKTKSAPTSLLTGLTKEPMPWETEEAKRLLTGKLNSVRSVATLTQITPAPAPASAPDAQPIPVPDGVSVPKETSESKPASNATVKSHKDKNISTARKRSTPARNVTCHNLSPIEAFELCKQLRSQPNTYERASTLDKRTAWVRVSKELNATVTDCRLGLQYALREMRNLKIADPNNQCTMGHKYLHHMSEIYKQVKPNAQLTVRTPQQLNQLNKSLAKNTQEVKPQEFLPEINLSTCSPDLVVKNWAYAVGNLSTASQDALLGKMTQLFSKYAKKVNPPPP; from the exons ATGGAGGAGGAGCCTGTTGCCAACGAAAATGGTTTCCAGATCATTGTCT CTGACACAATTGGTCAAAAGACGAATGGCGTGGATGACGATAAGGCCCCAAATCCGTTCAGCAGAAGCACTTATCCGGAATCTAGGGATGGCGGCATCCTGCAAAGCTATATGGCTGAGAGGCGGCTCATCGCTTTGGTAAGCTACCAGCCGCTATTGTATGACGCCCGGCATCCGAAATTCCACAACGTCGCTCAAAGGgagaaaaaatggaaaaaaatcgCCCACCACCTGGCAACTAATATGGACAACTGCATGACAGCCTGGTCAGAGCTGCGCTATAAATATCAGCGCCATGTTCGTCGTCTAAGGGCCTTTCATCGCAGTGCCATCCAAAGCGATCGGGGGGCCCTGCGTCCTTGGCGTCCTTGCATGCAATACGAGGAGGAGATGCGCTTCCTGTATCCCCATGTGTCCAGATACCCACTGATTGTCGACAAGGTCCAGCCGACAGAGATTATTGAAACAGAGCAGGTGGTTGAGAGTGAAACCCTGCCCGATGTGGAGTTGGTGGAGGATCCGCCAGTTGACATCATAGATGTCGATCTCGAGGAGGACCCCACCTATAACTACCGTTGCAGCAAGTTACAGCGTCGCCTCATAGAGGCAGTCAATGCCTATCCCCTTCTGTACGATACCACATATACGGGCTATCAGAACACACGACATCGCGGCCTAATCTGGAGTGCCATTTCCAACGAAGTCCATGACAAAGCCACCAAGCTGATGAAGTACTGGCTAAAGCTGCAGACTCGCTACGAATGGGAGTTAATCCATCGCCCACGTCATATGGGCACTTCGGAGCTGTGCCGGTTGATGGACTTTATGGAACCGCACATACAGCGCATGCGCGGCACCGTATGCAAGGCTTCCAAGTACCTGCAAAACGGTTGGCACGAGCCCATCGAGCACTTCCACAGCGTGGTGGCGCTGATCAACACGATGCGCAACATGCCAGAACTAGTTCAGCTGACGGAGGACTCACTGTACAAAAAGGTGAAACCCCCGCGCTACGACGAGTTCTGGCAGAAGGTCGGCATGGAAGTGATGAGCGGTCACGAGCGCTGCGAGGTCACCTGGCTGGTGCTGCGCGCCTTTTACCACGAATTGCAGGCCATGCGCTTATCCGGCTATCAGCTGCAAGACAAGTGGTTCTTTGAGGGCTCCATAAGTCAAGCCCTCACGCACGTTGCCTCTCATTCCACGGCCCGTCCCGCACTAAAGCGCACTGCCAACGGCGCCATAACATTGGCGGGGGAGCCTCCGGCCAAAACACAGGCGCTGGCACGTATGCCATTGGCTATTGTCTATCCGCCCACCACAAAAGGCAGCAGCACAAGCATTTCTAACAGTGCAAGCACTGCCACAAGCATTGGCCCCACCTTCCCCAATGTCAGGAGGTCCTCTGGGCCAGCCATTAACAACACATCCGCCGCCGCAACCAACAGCGTAAGTTCGAGTGTATCGACCGATCAAGTTCATCCCACGTTTGTGATTCCCAAGATCACGTCCGCCATCAGTGTGAGCTCGGCATATAAGATACCCCTAAAGCTTTCGCCCAACGTACGAATTTCGTCCAAGGCGGCGGGAGCTATGGGAACGGGCGTGTCCCCCATTGTCACCACCAATCAGATGGCGGGCTTAAACGCAAAGCCGCCTGAAGTGCGTCCACAGATCCCGCAGATTCCTGGCTTACAGGTTAAGCTCCATACGAAGACTCAAATGCCCAGTATCCCTCAAATGGCACCAGTAGTCCCCCGCACTGTAATTCGAACGACGAATCCAACCAATCCAGCTCAAACTCAAGACAGGGTATACGGAGGGCCAGTATCGACACTGGGAGAACTGCTCAGCGGAACGCTTAGGCCACAAAATCCATCGTCAATACGTTCACCAGCTCCGCAACATACACTGCCCAATGTTGTACCAATAACAGCACCATCGAATATTACTGCTAAAAGCAATCTGCCAACACCCACTGCAGCTCCTATGGTACAAATACACCAGCCGGGACTGAAATGCGCTTGGGATGGCAAGAGCAATAGCGTTCCGTTCAGCAAGTCAATGGGATCACTGCCAAGCACATCTTCGCCTGCAGCTGCTCCTATTGCACCAACTGGGGAACCAGCGAGAGCAAAGACAATACCAACAAAGTCCAAATTGCCAGCAACAACACTAGGAAACCCCAAAAAATATCAACCAATCGTACCGGCAGCAGTACCTACAGCAACCAGGATGGCTAAACCTGCAGCAGAACCAGCAACTGAGCTACCTGTACCTACGCCACCAATCGCCACTGGACAAACAACTCGAGTCATACGTAAAACACCATTATTTCCTAAATCTGCAACACAAGCTGCATCTGACAAATATGCCACAATACGGGGCACATTAGCAAGCCAGGCTAAATCTGTGGGAGCAGCACTAGAAACATTGGACATGGATAACATATCAGCACCAGTGGCGACACCAGCCAAATTGCCGACTGTAGCCAAGGCAACAACAGCATCGCAGTCAGCTAAGGAAGCAACTGCAGCCGGATCCGCATCTCTCGGCAGTCAGCCGGAGAAATTGCCGCTCGGCGACATAACCGTGTGTCTGCACGAGAATCCCACCACTGGGAATGTATTGCAAATTTGGTGCTGCAACCAGGATACTCGGTATAATCTTAATATGGTTAGGACGGCGACGTTGATCCGCGAGGTGATGGCTGTGCCGCAGCTGCACAACGATAATCCACAGTTGGCGGCCAAGTGCGTTGAGTTCTGGCAGGCTATCGCCAAGAAGTTTCACATGCCAG AGGAAGCTGTGCGCGCATGCTGGAAATTTTTGGCGAGCAACATGAGTGTGTTCCCCATGATTGCGCCGATGTCGGAACTGATGCGCCCGTTTAAGGCCAGCGTAAAAGTGTGGGAAAAATCAAATCGCTTGTTTGGCAAATTTGACGAGATAGCGCTAAAGTACCAGTGGTTGAAGCACAAGGACGTGTTGCCGGCAGTAATACGCTTCTTCGCGAAGCACGAGCATCTCTACTGCGATTTGCGCAAGCCGCGACCTGGCGAAGATGCTCAAGCTCCGCCCCAGTTAACGAATCTGGAGAAGCAGGAGGTGTGGCGGGAGGCCCGCCTTAAATTCCCAAATC TCAATCATCGGGATATTTGGTCAATGTTTAAGTTCGCCTTCCGCACATACCTGGATGATCTAGAGCGCGGCATCGAAAATCCCTGGCCACATAACTGGTGGCAGGCACTGGAGCAACTCAGGTTTCTGGTCAATGTGCGCTACCATCCGCTCGAGCCCTACTACTATATAGTGCACAACAAGATGTCAGAGGAGGTGAAGCGCTGCAGCATGTACGAGGCTCTAACGTCCTCCGATCCTACCGATAAGACCAAATCCGCACCGACCAGCCTTTTAACGGGCCTTACCAAAGAACCCATGCCATGGGAGACGGAGGAGGCCAAGCGCTTGCTTACCGGCAAGTTGAATAGCGTGAGAAGTGTTGCTACGCTCACTCAAATTACTCCAGCTCCGGCTCCGGCTTCGGCACCCGATGCCCAACCTATTCCTGTACCTGATGGCGTTTCCGTGCCCAAAGAGACAAGCGAAAGCAAGCCAGCGTCAAACGCCACCGTCAAGTCTCATAAAGACAAGAATATCTCGACCGCCCGAAAGCGTTCGACCCCAGCGAGAAATGTCACCTGTCACAATCTATCCCCCATTGAGGCGTTTGAGTTGTGTAAGCAACTACGTAGCCAACCAAACACCTACGAGCGGGCGAGCACTCTGGACAAGCGAACCGCCTGGGTTCGCGTATCAAAGGAGTTGAATGCCACAG TGACCGACTGCCGCCTTGGTCTGCAGTACGCTCTGCGCGAGATGCGCAATCTGAAGATCGCCGATCCAAACAATCAATGTACAATGGGCCACAAGTACTTGCACCACATGTCGGAGATCTATAAGCAGGTGAAGCCGAACGCCCAGTTAACAGTCCGCACGCCACAGCAGCTCAACCAGTTAAACAAATCGCTTGCGAAGAACACTCAGGAAGTTAAGCCGCAGGAGTTCCTGCCTGAGATCAATTTGTCCACCTGCAGTCCGGATCTCGTGGTGAAGAACTGGGCCTACGCCGTCGGTAACTTGTCGACGGCCAGTCAGGATGCACTGCTTGGCAAGATGACGCAGCTGTTCTCTAAATACGCCAAGAAGGTCAATCCGCCACCGCCTTAG